The segment AATATCGAATGTTCGAGAGGAATTGCTAAACTGATGTTCAAAACATAGTACGCACTTGAGATCCTTCAgatgcatttagaagttggtgaatatatGAGAGAAGTATACATCAACCATATACTCTTCTTATATAGTACACGACTGGTTTCCTTAGATcattatcaaaacaaaacaaacaaacaaaaataaaagcaCCAGcagtgtaaacattttgaaaagggTTTTAGTGTGATTTATAAGTAACAGCCATAAAATAATACCACAAAACCCATATATACCATTATAAAGCGTGCCTATTTTCGGCGTTGCGAGTCGAAATCACAAAACTTTTCGAATAATCTCAAAACCCCAGATGAATACCTTCGTTTGTCCTTCAGTTTATGTCAAATAGTTTTGTGAAAGACCCTCCTTCCTCTCTTATCATAACATGGCAGAAAGTCCACAGATGTGGAATGACAAGTCGAGAAGGGCATTGTTTTCAAGGGGAATATTCATGATAGTCTTTAAGTGTTTAAACGCATTTGCAGATTTGTAATGAATGATGTATGGGATCGCGAGTCTATAATTCAGAGAACaatcacatacatgttttgtttacatgaaggTTTTAGAAGCTGCCTCCTACAAAGGTCCACAGTTAACAGCCTGGAAAACTGCGGAGCTGTTTCCTAGCAACAGGAAAGACATATATATCCTGGATGTGGCTGCAGGAACGGGTCTTTGTGCGGATAAGGTTTGCAGTCACTTTTATAATACATAAATAGTCAGTGAAAGTAGAACTGGAAGAATCCAGTAAAAGAGGCAAACAGAGGAATATGAAGAGCGATATATTCAGGACCAAAGTAGCATCTTCACAGAGAGCCACGGGGTCAAGTGGGAGATTGATATGCTTACTCACGGATGCTTCACAATTAAAACGATGGTGTGATTTCAGTTCACAAAGTTCTCAAATGAGTAACATAAATATACTTTCCAAATATAACAAGGaaaggaaagaaaagaaaagaaactatACTTACTTACTAAGAGCACACAACTGACTGAAAATTTCAAACGTTTCCCATTTATGCTTTTAATAGTTTATTCAGctctttattgtttattgataaaatgcaaacgataaagccaaggaggaaacagatgatgaggaaaaattaagagaaaatgtgacagtttatttgcaaatgtttccgtttttctcatatgcattggcactgTTAATGGTATGCTTACAAAATGGAAAATCCCCTATTTTTGTGCAGggtatatgaaaaatattttgacttaCACTAGTGTTTTCGATGTATAGCTGCATAATTGTTATACTGTGCACAAGAATGTTTTCTTGTCATCTTAATTTTGATGTAGTGATATTTCATGTGCGATTTGCAGCTGTATTCTTGCGGGTTTCGCAAAATGGATGCCCTGGAACCTTCACGCAAAATGCTGGATGTGGCAAGGATGAAAGGTCTATACAGCCGCTACTTCATTGCCACTTTAGGGAACAATGCCTTGGACATCGCTAGCGGTTAGTAGTTTATTATCAGAATGATGAGCTTATGTACACATAAGAGCAtgtgatatttttcaaagagtgaaagcttgaaatacatgttttctccCGACTATAAAGCACACAAAATGACAGGCTAAAAACATACGTTCTTGAGAGGTGATTtttgttaaaacaaaaaaaaataggttcttagtgtttttttttcatttaaaatgaatTTATTCGCTTTCCATATGTAACTGAAACGTTGGCAGATCGTCACCACACAAAATGCAAAGATCATTACTCCACGTGCCATTGTTTGTTTGCAAAATATGTGGAAGAGAAATAACATTAGCATTTagaaggcatttagaagctgtgTATGTGACAAacatcttttatggataaatcttcctTGTTAATTCTTCGAGGGCGTGGGACATATTAATTAACTCATAATGGACGTTTGATACATGTGAAGTCACTTATCTACTCATTCTCAGAAGTAATTAACAATCATAGTCACTGTGTAATTAGCAATCAATGTGTAAAACTCATTTTCTGGTCTCACAGtcgatattgctagaatatcgcTAAAACAGGTGTTAAACAAAGCTCGCATATTCAGCCTTAAGAATGAATTTAAGATGGAAATGGAGTTTAATTTAATAATTGTATCAGATAATTTGCCTTTTAGATACCTATGACGTTGTGACAGTGTCGGGTTTGAGCACAGTGGTATTGAAAAGGATGCCTCTAACTGCTTTTGAAGAGATGGCTCGCATAGTGAAACCAGGCAAGTATCCCCGTGTGTCACGTTTTAGAGAAAGTGTCCCTTAGGCCAACGGTTCTGGAGATTCAGTTGCCATGGCATTCAAGAATTCATtaatgacaccaggtgatgaGATGGGTAAGCTGTAAAATACTGCACCTTAACACAGAGAATATTGGTTTGGTGTGAGAGCGTGGTATGGTGTGAAACTGGTCATCAGTACACCCCTGATAAAAGAAAATGAAGCAAACGATTTCGATAAATGATAAATACCGGCATACCATAAGagcgtgtttgttgttttacggcGCACTTCACATACTTCCAGATATATGGCCGCAGTAagtaatcgggtctggaccagacaatccagtaatgaatatcaatgaatatcaaggcaattgggatacgatgacatgatacAAAGAAGACAGCGAGCCTAACCTCtcgatcatgttagtcgcctcgtactaCAAATAAGTCATACCAAATAACTGGTCCTTGATTTTAGTGCGTTTGACACAGTCTGTGACCCGGCCCACAAGTTTTAGTATGTAAGCACAACCTGCAGATTATCAGCTGAGTTGTtcgtcacattcaccaatatatAAACTGCCCTCTGTGTTTTCCTTACAGGCGGTTTCATACTTATTTCTACTCTATACAACTTGTATCCCGATGATggagatgtcagagcagttatCTTTAGGGAAAACATGAAGACCATGGAATTTCAAGGGAAATGGAAACACGTGGAACTCATGCAATACCCTAGCGCGCTATTTGATGAATGTGGAGGCATTTCCGTTTACCAAGTCCTccaatgaaaacagatattaCGTAAGAACTGACATAATAAACATTCCCAAATGATCTATCGGTgatattgtttttaaaatatcattttataaatgttttgtgACATGAATACTTTATATTTGAGAAATATGAGATCACTGGGTTTGTAAAGGTTGTGGAATCTGTATGTTGCTCAAAATTGTATTAAAGACGTAGTTCAGACATATAGTTGACCCAAATTTGgcttcatgttttcatgtgtaACATGTTCTACATATGATCAAAATCCAAACCCCAAAGACGTAATCTACATACATGACTGCGATTGTGGACACTTATACATAGGGGAAACATCCTTTCCGTCAACACCGAAACCAAGCGACATAAGAGGAAGAAGAACATATTTTTGGACATGAACAAATGTGTTCCTCGTCCCCAAAACACAAGGTGTACAGCTGTGCTCACTTCTACACTTGTTATATAAATTATACATAATTGTAAATTCCAAATGAACGTTATCACCTAAATGCGAATGAAACCTAGACCAACAATTAGAGCAACGAGCGCCAAATGGCAAGGCACCTTCAAATGAATTTTCCTATCTCAACAGTGCGGCACGTAGTTGTCCTCATTCGTCTATGCCTGTGACGTCAGTGATGCcagttttttttcttaaaatcaGGTACATATGCAAATTTATTCCATGTTTACCCTTACAACGGCCTATTTTGAAAAAGACTGTGCGATACAGATAATGGAAAGTGTAGTTGGGAACAACAAAGATATTTTTGACGAtattaaattttgtttgaatTGCTCATTTTACTTTtaaggaaaaacaatgaaagttaaaaaacatttttttttctgtttccttgAGTACTCTAACACGTCAGCATCAGCAATACTGAGCACATTGTgtaaaatcaatcaatcaatccttATTTGTTGTAGTGGAGGCCACAGGCCCATTCAACATTTACAGTTGGCCATCAGAGAGTATATACTACATGCA is part of the Haliotis asinina isolate JCU_RB_2024 chromosome 6, JCU_Hal_asi_v2, whole genome shotgun sequence genome and harbors:
- the LOC137288086 gene encoding methyltransferase-like protein 27 — protein: MLEDLREAFPGNMEKNKEEVSRIIQYLMGDDDMSTEEIIERFSLYSEQYEKVLEAASYKGPQLTAWKTAELFPSNRKDIYILDVAAGTGLCADKLYSCGFRKMDALEPSRKMLDVARMKGLYSRYFIATLGNNALDIASDTYDVVTVSGLSTVVLKRMPLTAFEEMARIVKPGGFILISTLYNLYPDDGDVRAVIFRENMKTMEFQGKWKHVELMQYPSALFDECGGISVYQVLQ